Proteins from a single region of Acanthochromis polyacanthus isolate Apoly-LR-REF ecotype Palm Island chromosome 11, KAUST_Apoly_ChrSc, whole genome shotgun sequence:
- the lye gene encoding lymphocyte antigen-6, epidermis, translating into MENFWRAAIVLSAFIAAAQCLTCRRCPVGVFNTCLFGSDVTCNNATERCYTGEAQFNSTGPLSLHTRGCLDSDLCGVTLTGTLLGAGYTSSFVCCNTTLCNGATTVQLPLTVALCAAILSFLWGFWEM; encoded by the exons ATGGAGAACTTCTGGAGGGCGGCGATCGTCCTGAGCGCCTTCATCGCAGCGG ctcagtgtctgaCCTGTCGTCGGTGTCCTGTGGGAGTGTTCAATACGTGTCTGTTTGGAAGTGATGTGACCTGTAACAACGCCACCGAGCGCTGCTACACCGGAGAAGCTC AATTCAACTCCACCGGTCCTCTCAGCCTTCACACTCGTGGCTGCCTGGACTCGGATCTCTGTGGGGTGACGCTGACCGGAACCCTCCTGGGAGCCGGATACACCAGCAGCTTCGTGTGCTGCAACACAACTCTGTGTAACGGAGCCACAACCGTCCAGCTTCCTCTGACGGTGGCCCTCTGCGCCGCCATCTTGTCCTTTCTGTGGGGATTCTGGGAGATGTAG